One Idiomarina loihiensis L2TR genomic window carries:
- a CDS encoding lipopolysaccharide assembly protein LapA domain-containing protein — translation MLKKLLILIPVLIIFLLAMAFGAQNPQTVVVNLLVLQTEMAVASLLAIFFGSGFLVGILLLCLSSLSWRYRYNRLVKRLNKLDKES, via the coding sequence ATGCTTAAAAAGCTGCTTATTCTCATTCCTGTATTAATCATATTTCTTTTAGCAATGGCTTTTGGTGCGCAGAACCCGCAAACCGTGGTTGTTAATCTACTGGTGCTGCAAACAGAGATGGCTGTTGCGTCGCTGCTTGCTATCTTTTTTGGTAGCGGTTTTCTGGTTGGTATTTTATTACTTTGCTTATCGAGTTTATCCTGGCGCTATCGGTATAATCGTTTAGTTAAGCGTTTAAATAAACTGGACAAGGAGAGTTAA
- a CDS encoding ComEA family DNA-binding protein, with product MKLKLISILVASSLFLAAGAQATPLSSLPNLSPLAQAEEVKTVNINTGSAQEISAVLVGVGEKRAEQIIELREQLGGFTEVEQLLDVKGIGAKTLEKNRAFITIKP from the coding sequence ATGAAGCTAAAATTAATTTCCATACTTGTTGCCTCATCGCTGTTTTTAGCAGCAGGGGCGCAAGCTACTCCGTTATCCTCCTTACCAAACCTATCGCCATTAGCACAGGCTGAAGAGGTTAAAACCGTCAATATCAATACCGGGTCAGCACAAGAGATATCGGCGGTCCTGGTTGGAGTCGGTGAGAAACGGGCTGAGCAGATCATCGAGTTAAGAGAGCAACTGGGTGGCTTTACCGAAGTAGAGCAATTACTTGATGTAAAAGGTATTGGTGCTAAAACCTTAGAGAAAAACCGAGCCTTTATTACTATTAAGCCGTAA
- the ihfB gene encoding integration host factor subunit beta yields MTKSELIERLTLKHELPPKQVEASVKEILEQMVQSLSQGKRVEIRGFGSFSLHYRAPRVGRNPKTGDPVELDGKYVPHFKAGKELRERVDTLS; encoded by the coding sequence ATGACTAAATCAGAGCTGATTGAAAGGTTAACTTTGAAGCACGAGTTACCTCCTAAGCAGGTTGAAGCTTCGGTAAAAGAAATACTCGAACAGATGGTGCAATCCTTATCGCAAGGTAAGCGCGTTGAAATTCGGGGCTTTGGAAGCTTCTCTTTGCATTATCGGGCTCCTCGTGTTGGCCGTAATCCTAAAACAGGTGATCCTGTTGAATTGGATGGAAAATATGTACCGCATTTTAAAGCGGGCAAAGAGCTTCGCGAGAGGGTCGATACATTAAGTTAG
- the rluC gene encoding 23S rRNA pseudouridine(955/2504/2580) synthase RluC, whose protein sequence is MKTIQQEVRWHTVSAEESGQRIDNFLIAQLRGVPKSLVYRIVRKGEVRANKKRIKPDYKLKEGDLIRIPPVKVNERPDLPSANLEQVAALEHAILYEDDALMLINKPSGVAVHGGSGLQFGLIEGLRALRPKEKSLELVHRIDRDTSGLLLVAKKRSVLRSLHEQLRNKEMNKQYLALVRGQWQKRVRSVEAPLKKNTLKSGERIVRVDAEGKASLTRFRIQQRYKEGTLVEASPVTGRTHQIRVHALHAGHPIAKDPKYGDTDFDNTMSRLGLNRLFLHAWQLRFLHPVTGKEVAFEAPLDDNLQQTLKQLTAQ, encoded by the coding sequence ATGAAAACAATTCAACAAGAAGTACGCTGGCATACTGTCTCTGCAGAAGAGTCAGGGCAGCGAATAGATAACTTTCTCATTGCGCAATTACGCGGTGTACCTAAGTCTTTGGTGTACCGAATTGTTCGTAAAGGTGAAGTGCGGGCGAATAAAAAGCGGATAAAACCGGACTATAAGTTAAAGGAAGGTGACCTCATTCGCATTCCTCCGGTAAAAGTGAACGAAAGGCCTGACCTTCCGTCTGCTAATTTAGAGCAGGTTGCAGCTCTGGAGCACGCGATCCTCTATGAAGATGACGCTTTGATGTTAATTAATAAACCATCAGGAGTCGCCGTACATGGCGGCTCCGGGTTGCAGTTCGGTCTTATTGAAGGCTTAAGAGCGCTGCGGCCAAAAGAGAAAAGCTTAGAGCTGGTTCACCGAATAGATCGCGACACCAGTGGCTTGTTGCTGGTTGCTAAAAAACGTTCAGTGCTGAGAAGTTTGCATGAACAGTTGCGTAACAAAGAAATGAATAAGCAATATCTGGCGTTGGTTCGTGGTCAATGGCAAAAACGGGTTCGCAGTGTTGAGGCGCCGTTAAAAAAGAACACCTTAAAATCCGGCGAGAGAATTGTACGCGTTGATGCAGAAGGCAAAGCCTCTTTGACTCGTTTCAGAATTCAGCAAAGATATAAGGAAGGGACATTAGTTGAAGCGTCGCCAGTTACCGGCCGCACCCATCAAATTCGTGTTCACGCGTTACACGCCGGTCATCCTATAGCGAAAGATCCTAAGTACGGTGATACAGATTTCGATAACACTATGTCTAGGCTTGGGTTAAACCGACTGTTTTTGCACGCCTGGCAGCTGCGTTTTCTGCATCCTGTTACGGGAAAAGAAGTGGCGTTTGAAGCCCCTCTGGATGACAACTTACAGCAAACTTTAAAGCAGCTGACGGCGCAATAA
- the rne gene encoding ribonuclease E, whose translation MKRMLINATQLEELRVALVDGQRLYDLDIESPGHEQKKANIYKGKITRIEPSLEAAFVDYGAERHGFLPLKEIAKTYFPQGYTFQGRPNIKDVVKEGQEVIVQIDKEERGQKGAALTTFVSLAGSYLVLMPNNPRAGGISRRIEGDERSALKEALSDLNVPKEMGLIVRTAGVGKSKEELEWDLNVLLNHWEAISKAADERPAPFLIHQESNVIFRALRDYLRRDIGEVLIDSPKVYEQVRSHIQLIRPDFLQRVKQYEGDVPLFSHYQIESQIESAFQREVRLPSGGSIVIDPTEALTSIDINSSRATKGGDIEETALQTNLEAAEEIARQLRLRDVGGLVVIDFIDMTPARHQRDVENRLRDSLSQDRARIQVARISRFGLMEMSRQRLRPSLGESANNVCPRCNGQGTIRSSDSLALSILRLIEEEAIKDNTIQVHAQVPVDVATYLLNEKRQSVNHIEKRHNVKIVIIPNHHMETPHFEVLRIRDDEVPESASFELVQKPEQTESTVSITLTQDKAKFEEPALKGLQAPSAAPTPAPAPKVEEKKAAQPSLLSRLATWFSGLFGSDEAQKQAEAEKEKERNAQNQRNQQRRGRNRRSGNRQQRGRNQSAGKDKEASKENTSAATEDKSTESRDDAGNRNSRNRNDRRRRGRSNKNQQQPKPEAVKNEQVDSPAEAEKPKEAKAVQDKPRRQRKPIEKSVRVSSTGDSVEAKEPTQPAQKAVDASTDGADTQKPTQAKEKTAKQSGSDKSENKAISDKVLDPRMQAAAELVQNQTQSATPAEQSEEKSVEKSVDESTEEKSPQADTQVTQQTETSTDETVQTPDTTKPEADPEVASDDKVEASVEQASEAVSATEEQSNSSETPEEPPKPTETEDTVEEKPEPKAEEKKSRDRSRRSPRHQRAAGQKRKQMKTEAVIPNRSLSGSSFSAMTKATAEERKEAFKALPVASSDNRPQFVKDSRIASISQARSTSYAEMAKCD comes from the coding sequence ATGAAAAGAATGCTAATTAATGCCACGCAATTAGAAGAGTTGCGTGTTGCGCTGGTTGACGGCCAGCGCCTTTACGATTTAGATATTGAAAGCCCTGGTCACGAACAGAAAAAAGCAAACATATATAAAGGCAAAATCACACGCATAGAGCCAAGTCTCGAAGCTGCCTTTGTCGATTATGGCGCAGAACGTCACGGCTTCCTCCCTCTTAAAGAAATAGCTAAAACCTATTTTCCGCAAGGTTATACCTTCCAGGGTCGCCCCAACATCAAAGATGTGGTTAAAGAAGGCCAGGAAGTTATTGTTCAAATAGACAAAGAAGAGCGAGGCCAAAAAGGCGCCGCCTTAACTACCTTTGTTTCCCTGGCTGGCAGCTATTTGGTGCTCATGCCGAACAACCCCCGAGCCGGTGGTATATCTCGCCGTATTGAGGGCGATGAACGTTCAGCACTAAAAGAAGCGCTATCTGACCTCAATGTTCCGAAAGAAATGGGACTGATCGTCCGTACCGCCGGTGTAGGCAAGTCAAAAGAAGAGCTCGAGTGGGACTTGAATGTTCTGCTTAACCATTGGGAAGCCATTAGCAAAGCTGCAGACGAGCGCCCTGCTCCTTTCCTTATTCATCAGGAAAGCAACGTTATTTTCCGTGCCTTACGCGATTACCTGCGCCGAGACATCGGTGAAGTTCTCATCGATAGCCCGAAAGTTTACGAGCAAGTCCGTAGTCATATACAGCTTATTCGTCCGGATTTTTTACAACGCGTAAAACAATACGAAGGCGATGTTCCGCTTTTCAGTCACTACCAGATTGAAAGCCAAATTGAATCTGCATTCCAGCGCGAAGTCCGCCTTCCGTCAGGTGGTTCAATTGTTATCGACCCAACCGAAGCACTGACATCCATCGATATTAACTCGTCACGTGCAACTAAAGGTGGCGATATCGAAGAAACGGCATTGCAGACCAACCTTGAAGCAGCCGAAGAAATAGCACGTCAGTTGCGTTTACGCGACGTTGGCGGCTTAGTGGTTATCGACTTTATTGATATGACCCCTGCCCGCCATCAACGTGATGTTGAAAATCGTTTACGCGATAGCTTATCTCAGGACAGAGCGCGTATTCAGGTAGCCCGCATTTCGCGCTTTGGCTTGATGGAAATGTCTCGTCAGCGTTTACGTCCTTCGCTGGGCGAATCAGCAAACAATGTTTGCCCTCGTTGTAATGGTCAGGGAACCATACGTTCGAGCGATTCTTTAGCTCTGTCGATCTTGCGCTTGATTGAAGAAGAAGCCATTAAAGACAACACCATTCAGGTGCATGCTCAGGTTCCGGTCGATGTCGCAACTTATTTGCTCAATGAAAAGCGTCAATCCGTAAATCATATTGAAAAGCGTCATAACGTGAAAATCGTTATTATCCCGAATCACCATATGGAAACACCTCACTTTGAAGTGTTACGTATTCGTGATGACGAAGTTCCGGAATCGGCCAGTTTTGAGTTGGTGCAAAAACCGGAGCAAACTGAATCTACGGTTTCTATTACTTTGACTCAGGATAAAGCTAAATTTGAAGAGCCTGCATTAAAAGGCCTTCAGGCACCGAGTGCAGCTCCTACGCCAGCACCGGCTCCTAAAGTTGAAGAGAAAAAAGCAGCTCAACCATCCTTGTTGAGTCGTTTAGCGACTTGGTTCTCTGGCTTATTTGGTTCAGATGAAGCACAGAAACAGGCTGAAGCTGAGAAAGAAAAAGAACGCAATGCTCAGAACCAGCGGAATCAGCAACGTCGTGGCCGTAATCGCCGCTCAGGAAACCGCCAGCAGCGAGGCCGCAACCAGTCAGCGGGTAAGGACAAGGAAGCCAGTAAAGAAAACACCTCTGCAGCTACAGAAGATAAATCAACGGAATCTCGCGATGACGCAGGTAACCGTAATAGTCGCAACCGTAACGATCGCAGACGTCGTGGCCGCAGCAATAAAAATCAGCAGCAGCCAAAACCAGAAGCGGTTAAGAACGAGCAAGTTGATAGCCCGGCTGAAGCAGAAAAGCCAAAAGAGGCTAAAGCTGTTCAGGATAAACCTCGTCGTCAACGTAAGCCGATTGAAAAATCCGTTCGCGTTTCATCGACTGGCGATTCAGTAGAAGCTAAAGAACCAACGCAGCCAGCTCAAAAGGCTGTTGATGCGTCGACTGATGGTGCAGATACTCAGAAGCCAACCCAGGCTAAAGAGAAAACTGCAAAGCAATCTGGTTCTGACAAGAGCGAGAATAAAGCAATTTCTGATAAGGTGCTGGATCCGCGTATGCAGGCAGCTGCTGAGTTGGTACAAAATCAGACTCAATCTGCGACTCCGGCAGAACAGAGCGAAGAGAAGAGCGTAGAGAAGAGTGTTGATGAGAGTACCGAAGAGAAATCGCCTCAAGCGGACACTCAAGTAACTCAACAAACTGAAACCAGTACAGACGAAACAGTACAAACGCCGGACACAACTAAACCTGAAGCTGATCCTGAAGTGGCATCTGATGACAAAGTAGAAGCATCAGTTGAGCAAGCCAGTGAAGCAGTGTCAGCTACAGAAGAGCAAAGTAATAGCTCTGAAACGCCTGAAGAGCCTCCAAAGCCAACTGAGACAGAAGACACTGTTGAAGAAAAGCCAGAGCCTAAGGCTGAAGAGAAGAAAAGCAGAGATCGCTCTCGCCGCTCTCCTCGTCATCAACGGGCTGCGGGGCAAAAACGCAAGCAAATGAAAACCGAAGCGGTTATACCTAACCGTTCATTAAGTGGTTCATCATTTTCTGCAATGACAAAGGCAACAGCTGAAGAACGCAAAGAAGCATTTAAGGCTCTGCCTGTAGCTTCATCAGATAATCGTCCTCAGTTTGTTAAAGACAGTCGTATCGCCAGTATTTCTCAGGCGCGTTCGACTTCTTATGCCGAAATGGCAAAATGTGACTAA
- the pyrF gene encoding orotidine-5'-phosphate decarboxylase, whose protein sequence is MALPKIYVALDCQTQEAADNLVSQLPAGKVGLKVGKELFTAIGPDWVKKQVEQGFSVFLDLKFHDIPNTVAKAVTSAAKIGVDIVNVHASGGTEMMSAARDALKQFDKPPLLIAVTVLTSMSDSDLNEIGIQATAEQQVLKLAKLAQQAGLNGVVCSAQEARMLKHDLGTSFKLVTPGIRPANSATGDQKRVMTPEAAIEAGVDYMVIGRPITQAADPTASVAEILTSIGE, encoded by the coding sequence ATGGCGTTACCGAAAATTTATGTTGCATTAGATTGCCAGACACAGGAAGCCGCTGACAATTTAGTGAGTCAATTACCAGCTGGAAAAGTTGGTCTTAAAGTGGGTAAGGAATTGTTTACTGCTATTGGACCTGACTGGGTGAAAAAGCAGGTTGAGCAAGGTTTTTCAGTATTTTTAGATTTAAAGTTTCATGATATTCCAAACACAGTGGCTAAGGCGGTAACCTCAGCAGCTAAAATCGGTGTTGATATAGTGAACGTGCACGCCAGCGGCGGTACCGAAATGATGAGCGCAGCAAGGGATGCATTAAAGCAATTTGATAAACCACCTTTGTTAATTGCTGTGACGGTACTTACTAGCATGAGTGATTCAGACCTAAACGAAATCGGAATTCAGGCAACTGCGGAACAGCAAGTACTTAAACTGGCAAAACTAGCGCAGCAGGCTGGCTTGAACGGCGTGGTTTGCTCTGCTCAGGAAGCTCGTATGCTGAAACATGATTTGGGTACGTCATTTAAGCTTGTAACGCCGGGTATCCGACCCGCCAACAGCGCCACTGGTGACCAAAAGCGGGTTATGACACCAGAAGCCGCAATAGAGGCTGGAGTCGATTACATGGTTATTGGGCGACCCATTACGCAGGCAGCTGACCCAACCGCCAGCGTTGCGGAGATATTAACCTCTATAGGAGAATAA
- the lapB gene encoding lipopolysaccharide assembly protein LapB, protein MLELLFLLLPIAAAYGWFMGRNSVRTEERKEQKRFSKQYATGINLLLSDQPDKAVDLFVELLDVDSETIETHWTLGKLFRRRGEVDRAIKIHKNLTSLPNLSEHDRLTAMYELGKDYLSAGIYDRAEQMFAGLQSYKLFREKSQKHLLELYESTHEWDKAIKIALRLAKQSSHARVVLAQLYCELAELDDNVPSKIKHYSKALKHDSNCVRAVLSLGKIHMKEGEYGESINYLTRVFEQDKSFVCETIPLLEEAYEKTSDTHTFIEFLHSCVEHNAGITAAITLSEKICESQSIEDAEHFMTHVLEQHPTMRGFHHLMGLHIRAADVGNARDSLRRLRKMVHEHIVQRPNYKCRHCGFSGHTLYWRCPSCKSWATTKPIFGLDGE, encoded by the coding sequence ATGTTGGAGCTTCTCTTCCTGCTTCTACCAATTGCTGCTGCCTATGGCTGGTTCATGGGGCGTAATAGTGTTCGCACCGAAGAGCGAAAAGAGCAGAAGCGTTTCTCCAAACAGTATGCGACTGGTATAAATCTGTTGCTTTCAGATCAACCCGACAAGGCAGTTGATCTATTTGTTGAGCTGTTGGATGTCGACAGCGAAACCATTGAAACTCACTGGACCTTAGGCAAGTTATTTCGTCGCAGAGGCGAAGTTGACCGCGCAATAAAAATTCATAAAAACCTGACGTCACTTCCCAACCTGTCTGAGCACGACCGCTTAACGGCTATGTACGAGTTGGGTAAAGACTACCTTTCTGCCGGAATCTATGACCGCGCTGAACAAATGTTTGCAGGCTTACAGAGTTACAAGTTATTCCGGGAAAAAAGCCAAAAGCACCTTCTTGAGCTTTATGAGTCCACGCACGAATGGGATAAAGCCATTAAAATAGCTTTGCGTCTGGCGAAGCAAAGCAGCCACGCGCGAGTCGTTCTCGCTCAGCTATATTGCGAACTTGCCGAATTAGACGACAATGTTCCCAGTAAAATAAAGCATTACAGCAAAGCGCTTAAACACGATAGTAATTGCGTTAGAGCGGTTCTCTCCCTGGGAAAAATCCATATGAAAGAAGGGGAGTATGGGGAGTCTATTAATTACTTAACCCGGGTGTTCGAGCAGGACAAATCATTCGTTTGCGAAACCATTCCTTTGCTAGAGGAAGCTTACGAGAAAACATCGGATACTCATACTTTTATCGAGTTTCTACACAGTTGCGTTGAGCACAATGCGGGGATAACAGCCGCTATTACATTGTCAGAAAAAATCTGTGAATCACAAAGTATTGAAGACGCAGAACACTTTATGACCCATGTTTTAGAGCAGCACCCGACTATGCGCGGATTCCATCATTTAATGGGGTTACATATTCGAGCCGCTGATGTGGGCAATGCACGTGACAGCCTTCGGAGGCTGCGTAAGATGGTTCACGAGCACATAGTGCAGCGGCCCAATTATAAGTGCCGTCACTGTGGTTTCTCTGGACACACTTTATATTGGCGTTGCCCTTCATGTAAGAGCTGGGCAACAACAAAACCTATTTTTGGATTAGATGGTGAATAA
- the yceD gene encoding 23S rRNA accumulation protein YceD: protein MQKVRIPVTVDPVKSANKKVAYDGVVPGKTLTRLQESLVEPCPDPEASVEFGIDEQGISYFTGKAKVAVKVLCERCNTPLDVDILAQFAYAPVTKRQVADDFPDSYEAIEVNDFGEVNLHGLVEDELILAMPIVPKHDAKACQVDRDAMTWGEIDESAAEESENPFAVLQELKRK, encoded by the coding sequence ATGCAAAAAGTTCGTATTCCCGTAACAGTAGACCCAGTCAAAAGTGCCAACAAGAAAGTGGCATATGATGGGGTTGTGCCTGGAAAAACATTAACAAGACTTCAGGAAAGTTTGGTAGAACCTTGCCCCGATCCTGAGGCCAGTGTTGAGTTTGGAATTGATGAGCAGGGCATTAGTTATTTTACAGGGAAAGCAAAAGTTGCTGTAAAAGTACTTTGTGAACGCTGTAATACGCCCCTGGATGTTGATATTCTCGCGCAATTTGCGTATGCTCCTGTCACTAAGCGACAGGTGGCAGATGACTTTCCCGATAGCTATGAAGCTATTGAGGTAAACGACTTTGGAGAAGTTAACCTGCATGGGCTTGTTGAAGACGAATTAATTCTGGCTATGCCAATAGTTCCTAAGCACGACGCTAAGGCATGTCAGGTGGATCGTGATGCGATGACGTGGGGCGAAATTGACGAATCAGCTGCTGAAGAGTCTGAGAACCCGTTTGCCGTATTGCAAGAATTGAAGCGTAAATAA
- a CDS encoding HAD-IA family hydrolase — MMYDKRLVVFDWDGTLMDSIGRIVSSMQNTAQHTGLPVPTEVSVRDIIGLSLEPAIEKLFGVLNATQMNSFLTQYRDEYVDLNTTPSPLFHDAKTVLSQLSSAGYRLAVATGKARRGLQRVWAESETEHYFDTSRCASETRGKPDPQMLYEIMNELKTHPEHTVMVGDSVHDMKMAVAAGVQAIGVSFGVHDAERLREAGATIVIDSLSELSNKLVRETL, encoded by the coding sequence ATGATGTACGATAAGCGACTTGTGGTGTTTGACTGGGACGGCACTTTAATGGACTCCATTGGCCGAATTGTGTCATCTATGCAAAATACAGCGCAGCATACGGGGTTACCCGTTCCGACCGAGGTTTCAGTCAGAGATATTATTGGTTTAAGCCTTGAACCCGCAATAGAGAAACTGTTCGGCGTGCTTAACGCGACACAAATGAATAGTTTTTTGACTCAGTATCGTGATGAATATGTCGACTTGAATACAACGCCGTCGCCATTATTTCACGATGCAAAAACGGTGCTTTCTCAGTTATCCAGTGCCGGTTATCGTTTGGCCGTTGCGACGGGCAAGGCTCGGCGCGGATTACAACGAGTCTGGGCGGAAAGTGAAACCGAACATTACTTTGATACTTCGCGGTGCGCCAGCGAAACTAGAGGTAAGCCTGACCCCCAGATGCTTTATGAAATTATGAATGAACTTAAAACTCATCCTGAACACACCGTAATGGTTGGAGACTCTGTTCACGATATGAAAATGGCGGTTGCCGCTGGTGTACAGGCAATTGGTGTAAGTTTTGGCGTGCATGACGCTGAACGTTTGCGCGAAGCCGGTGCTACAATAGTGATCGATTCGCTTTCAGAGCTCAGCAATAAACTTGTCAGGGAGACATTATGA
- the rpsA gene encoding 30S ribosomal protein S1, giving the protein MSENFAELFEESLKEVETRPGSIVKGTIVAIEKDLILVDAGLKSESAIPAEQFRNAEGELEVSVGDVVDVALDAVEDGFGETILSREKAKRYEAWLQLEKAHEDNATVIGIISGKVKGGFTVDLGGVRAFLPGSLVDVRPVRETTHLENKDLEFKVIKLDQKRNNVVVSRRAVIEKENSAEREELLENLQEGQEVQGIVKNLTDYGAFVDLGGVDGLLHITDMAWKRVKHPSEIVNVGDEITVKVLKFDRERTRVSLGLKQLGEDPWADIANRYPEGHRLTGRVTNLTDYGCFVEIEEGVEGLVHVSEMDWTNKNVHPSKVVNLDDTVEVMVLEIDEERRRISLGLKQCKPNPWEEFAKNHNKGEQVTGKIKSITDFGIFIGLDGGIDGLVHLSDISWNATGEEAVRDYKKGEEVTAVVMQVDAERERISLGIKQLEEDPFNNYLAANKKGAIVTGTVTEVDAKGAKVELAESVEGYVRAADISRDRVEDASTELSVGDSIEARFMGVDRKNRTLSLSIRAKDEVEEKEAVESVNKQQDSGSGLNSAMAEAFKAAKTDDE; this is encoded by the coding sequence ATGTCAGAAAATTTTGCAGAATTATTTGAAGAAAGCCTAAAGGAAGTTGAAACACGCCCGGGCTCCATTGTTAAAGGTACTATCGTTGCTATCGAAAAAGATTTGATCCTGGTTGATGCCGGCCTTAAATCAGAAAGCGCGATTCCAGCAGAACAATTCCGTAATGCAGAAGGTGAATTAGAAGTCAGCGTCGGCGACGTAGTTGACGTAGCCCTTGATGCAGTTGAAGACGGCTTTGGCGAAACCATTCTGTCTCGCGAAAAAGCGAAGCGTTATGAAGCATGGCTGCAACTGGAAAAAGCACACGAAGACAATGCAACCGTTATCGGTATTATCTCTGGTAAGGTTAAGGGTGGCTTTACAGTAGACTTAGGCGGCGTTCGCGCGTTCTTGCCTGGTTCACTGGTTGATGTACGTCCAGTACGTGAAACAACGCACCTGGAAAACAAAGATTTAGAATTCAAAGTTATCAAGCTTGATCAAAAACGTAACAACGTTGTTGTTTCTCGCCGTGCTGTTATCGAGAAAGAAAACAGTGCAGAGCGTGAAGAGCTGCTTGAAAACTTGCAAGAAGGCCAGGAAGTTCAGGGTATCGTTAAGAACCTGACTGACTACGGCGCGTTCGTTGACTTAGGCGGCGTAGATGGCTTATTGCACATTACCGATATGGCTTGGAAACGCGTTAAGCACCCAAGTGAAATCGTAAACGTTGGCGATGAAATCACTGTTAAAGTATTGAAGTTTGACCGTGAACGCACTCGTGTATCTCTTGGCCTTAAGCAGTTAGGCGAAGATCCATGGGCTGATATCGCAAACCGTTACCCAGAAGGGCATCGTTTAACTGGTCGTGTTACGAACTTGACTGATTACGGTTGCTTCGTCGAAATCGAAGAGGGTGTTGAAGGTCTTGTTCACGTATCAGAAATGGACTGGACTAATAAAAACGTTCATCCTTCTAAAGTGGTTAACCTGGACGACACTGTTGAAGTTATGGTTCTGGAAATTGACGAAGAACGTCGTCGCATTTCACTAGGCCTTAAACAGTGTAAACCTAACCCATGGGAAGAGTTTGCGAAAAACCACAATAAAGGCGAGCAGGTTACTGGTAAGATCAAGTCAATCACTGACTTTGGTATCTTCATCGGTCTTGACGGCGGTATTGATGGTTTGGTTCACTTGTCAGATATTAGCTGGAACGCTACTGGCGAAGAAGCCGTTCGTGATTACAAAAAAGGTGAAGAAGTTACCGCTGTAGTCATGCAAGTTGATGCTGAACGTGAGCGTATTTCACTGGGTATCAAGCAGCTTGAAGAAGACCCATTCAATAACTACCTGGCGGCCAATAAAAAAGGTGCTATTGTTACAGGTACAGTTACTGAAGTAGACGCTAAAGGCGCTAAAGTTGAATTAGCTGAAAGCGTTGAAGGTTATGTTCGTGCCGCTGACATTTCACGCGACCGCGTTGAAGATGCAAGTACTGAACTGAGCGTTGGTGATTCTATTGAAGCTCGCTTCATGGGCGTTGACCGTAAAAACCGTACTCTGAGCTTGTCTATCCGTGCGAAAGACGAAGTTGAAGAGAAAGAAGCGGTTGAAAGCGTTAATAAGCAACAGGACAGTGGTTCTGGTCTTAACAGCGCAATGGCAGAAGCCTTTAAAGCTGCAAAAACTGACGACGAATAA
- a CDS encoding Maf family protein: protein MTLPLILGSGSKYRREILDRLHLNYDVVKPDIDESAISSESPQQLVGRLAEAKARAVEKRMTYDNAIIIGSDQVAVCDGNILGKPGNRENAVRQLSSFIGKTVTFYTGLAVFNTEAQQCEVRVEPFEVEFRQLTAEEIERYVELENPFDCAGSFKSEGLGISLFSGLKGNDPNTLIGLPAIALLDMLRTHGINPLNKD from the coding sequence ATGACGTTGCCATTAATTCTGGGATCAGGTTCTAAGTACCGTCGCGAAATTTTAGATAGACTGCATTTGAACTACGATGTTGTGAAGCCGGACATAGATGAGAGTGCTATTAGCTCAGAAAGCCCACAACAGTTAGTGGGGCGTTTAGCAGAAGCAAAAGCCCGGGCAGTTGAGAAGAGAATGACTTACGATAACGCTATTATTATTGGTTCCGACCAGGTTGCTGTTTGTGATGGCAATATTTTAGGTAAACCCGGCAACCGTGAAAATGCGGTGCGACAATTGTCCAGCTTTATTGGCAAAACGGTAACCTTTTATACTGGGCTGGCTGTTTTTAATACAGAGGCTCAACAATGCGAAGTAAGAGTAGAGCCGTTTGAAGTTGAGTTTCGTCAATTGACTGCCGAAGAAATAGAACGTTACGTTGAACTTGAAAACCCCTTTGATTGTGCCGGCAGCTTCAAAAGCGAAGGGCTGGGGATCAGTTTGTTTAGTGGTTTAAAAGGCAACGACCCCAATACACTCATCGGGTTACCAGCTATCGCTTTACTGGATATGTTGAGAACTCACGGAATTAACCCTCTAAATAAGGATTAA